In a single window of the Pithys albifrons albifrons isolate INPA30051 chromosome 19, PitAlb_v1, whole genome shotgun sequence genome:
- the LOC139680914 gene encoding sterile alpha motif domain-containing protein 9-like translates to MERLPSPKTMDYKTLPVNAWDENHVRCWLESTGIKKEYVEKLHAEEVTGPALMELDESFLKDIGMKKGQIQILIHKRNELLHLQDNAQQAKNSSSRTPDRREAQTGAETASNAPTPSTARGGSSGATGTTSGANTAPPTSGKMQRSKKSQLQSSAEVLELRNCRPFRSQDADFKYVKDTVLAPESGVNDLIIPCHEYKSFAIAAELNKDQLQSKFASEVIRFASACMNIRTNGTIHFGVMDSVEDKGWKHGQIVGIKVRKREDYVDALDLYIEKCFCDNLQEIARKCIHPPVFVEVISKDSEEQRFVVEVDIEPTAILVKKSCFEVYLPKYNESSRKVILTKEPALFQRVGAKSEPVQRNRLTAFIQAVQDRDAQRETAELSSTQAHTEIPQDLGRKLSILLNDGKSYMDDSLRYILVTNRCEQDNLNYINFLMHLNIFCVFDFDEHSSVSGLYSKYKEHHEASSYFLQDFFNEIKTDTRPSQKLFDQTSWIFCNGRSDFLGDEKPCDENTWIRTKKKYLKKVITCICEEILPERSFIVLFLLLSPVQKPLVDTFQEFYSEMNGTEYIICIAESRENYGKWANLAQASCSIETLEQRSIVGMKLSHVDATVQAMLPCTAQPRHLPVSTGGVCTLPLREEEKLYSLEILCADQCDDIKSNHWTEKKIQETEQNFYRGRKITWENLWLADRRLCGDIIEREACKEASKLLDGILRGSALNYPVAKLKIFHHPGSGGSTIARQVLWKSRKHFRCAVIKTSYPPSTVCSHVLALRDYEEREISHRFPVLLLIEDYDDEYFEELQIELVEAAATRKSNIPKPYFVLVCCRRCNDPERRCKASPLDTVAVTHKLTESEKSLFNTKLEKLKQKDVRPEFILTFVLMCEEFNATYVSDLVAHILHGIDLHSRDTCLMRYVALLNCYVPDSYVSLSHCEAFLGLGAYTESKLRAYDFKHRLSEQARMIFIELSTTYISSVRIIHCLVAKEILHQLSGNESQSQLATTLLQEKTLFENRFGREEFIKFIRHLFIRRDKRSRGDNTDTLFSPFIEHVCKAEDCEKAIAVLKAAYELLGKDPFFAQQLARLNYSNEKFEDAEYWARVAKSHLPGDSYILDTEGQVYRKWFSFTVDKMTEEDTPERIIMKTEIALKAMKCFRAAQQAAKAERETMNNAGYFGEVEVGCRLLRFLSTIPVFHRSAEGEYTELVKYLTTDYIPEEIRRTWGRLHSRLKGLRQNLYNALEWISDDLSYFQTDKNQEKDDENDEKEEQIYNPRKWLKRQSEVYAKFFISASLIEESNNGPESQLIRRMGIYKSGGGNVTTILSFLTDKKENRSAEKLERILSFYTENPLRDRLEDNDLIHYILCHITLACLAPGSAKLLPLQMLRELSLRFFKAKRPFPASAYFLLTLLYWPDEALDKEPNPDKDEILTSALQTLKHLYDIKMKNVPTRKKRIYTHFFLGKGYGLSKIVHKTKIDKLIMGSLDERRMKWLHGTVWNIQTIRENLKRVSGWTKDRNLFIRGHVKDLRILPLHYESVPSGNENVTFYLGFSFNGLVAFNIEVANDATCSRA, encoded by the exons ATGGAAAGACTTCCCTCACCCAAAACAATGG ATTACAAAACATTACCTGTGAATGCCTGGGATGAGAACCACGTCAGATGTTGGCTGGAGTCTACTGGAATCAAGAAAGAGTATGTAGAAAAACTACACGCAGAGGAAGTGACAGGCCCAGCACTAATGGAACTGGATGAGTCTTTCCTCAAAGACATAGGTATGAAGAAAGGCCAAATCCAGATCTTAATCCACAAGAGAAATGAACTTCTGCATCTCCAGGACAATGCCCAGCAAGCCAAGAATTCCAGCAGCAGAACGCCCGACAGAAGGGAGGCACAAACAGGTGCAGAGACTGCCAGCAATGCCCCCACTCCCAGCACGGCCCGGGGAGGCAGCTCTGGTGCCACAGGTACAACCAGTGGTGCCAACACAGCTCCTCCCACTTCTGGCAAGATGCAAAGAAGCAAAAAGTCCCAGCTCCAAAGTTCTGCAGAAGTGTTGGAGCTCAGAAACTGCCGACCCTTCAGAAGTCAGGATGCTGATTTCAAGTATGTGAAAGACACAGTTCTTGCTCCAGAATCAGGAGTCAATGATTTAATCATTCCTTGCCACGAATACAAATCTTTTGCCATTGCAGCAGAACTGAACAAAGATCAACTGCAATCAAAATTTGCCTCTGAAGTGATAAGATTTGCTTCAGCCTGCATGAACATTCGAACAAACGGCACCATCCATTTTGGTGTCATGGACAGTGTTGAGGACAAGGGCTGGAAACACGGACAGATCGTTGGCATCAAGGTGAGGAAGCGAGAAGACTACGTCGATGCACTGGATTTGTACatagaaaaatgcttttgtgaCAATTTACAAGAAATTGCAAGGAAATGTATTCACCCACCCGTTTTTGTTGAAGTGATTTCAAAAGACTCTGAGGAGCAAAGATTTGTGGTGGAGGTTGACATTGAGCCAACAGCCATCCTAGTGAAGAAGAGCTGTTTCGAAGTGTACTTGCCAAAATACAACGAAAGCAGCCGTAAGGTGATCCTGACCAAAGAGCCAGCTCTCTTCCAGAGAGTGGGAGCCAAGTCTGAGCCTGTCCAGCGCAACAGACTCACTGCTTTCATTCAGGCTGTGCAAGACAGGGATGCTCAGAGGGAAACAGCTGAGCTCTCCagcacacaagcacacacagaaatacCTCAAGATTTAGGGAGAAAGTTATCAATTCTATTGAATGATGGCAAAAGCTACATGGATGATTCCCTGCGGTACATCCTTGTCACCAACAGATGTGAACAGGATAATCTGAACTACATCAACTTTTTAATGCACTTGaacattttctgtgtctttgaCTTTGATGAACATTCCAGTGTCTCAGGGCTGTACAGCAAGTACAAAGAGCACCATGAAGCAAGTTCTTATTTTTTACAGGATTTTTTCAATGAAATTAAGACTGATACCCGTCCCTCTCAGAAACTGTTCGATCAGACCAGCTGGATATTCTGCAACGGGCGCAGTGACTTCCTCGGGGATGAGAAACCTTGTGATGAAAACACATGGAttagaacaaagaaaaagtacCTCAAGAAAGTGATTACTTGTATCTGTGAGGAAATCTTGCCAGAGAGGTCTTTCattgtgcttttcctcctgctctcaccAGTGCAGAAACCACTCGTGGACACTTTCCAGGAATTCTACAGCGAGATGAATGGCACGGAGTACATCATTTGCATTGCAGAGTCCAGAGAAAACTATGGAAAGTGGGCTAATTTAGCTCAGGCATCCTGCAGCATTGAGACACTGGAACAACGCAGCATTGTGGGCATGAAACTGAGCCACGTGGATGCCACTGTCCAAGCAATGCTGCcttgcacagcccagcccagacacctGCCTGTTTCCACGGGAGGGGTGTGCACACTCCCCCTGCGGGAGGAAGAGAAACTCTATTCCCTGGAAATCCTGTGTGCTGACCAATGTGATGATATCAAATCCAACCActggactgaaaaaaagatacaagaaacagaacagaatttTTACCGAGGGAGAAAAATCACCTGGGAAAACTTGTGGCTTGCTGACAGAAGGCTCTGTGGGGACATCATCGAACGTGAGGCGTGCAAGGAAGCCAGCAAACTCCTGGATGGCATTTTGCGGGGCAGTGCCCTGAACTACCCTGTGGCCAAACTAAAGATCTTTCACCACCCTGGAAGTGGTGGAAGCACAATAGCACGGCAGGTTctgtggaaaagcagaaagcacTTCAGATGTGCTGTCATCAAGACCTCATACCCGCCTTCAACCGTTTGTAGCCACGTGCTTGCACTCCGAGATTACGAAGAGAGAGAAATCAGTCACCGGttccctgtgctcctcctgATCGAGGATTACGACGACGAATACTTTGAAGAACTGCAGATCGAGTTAGTGGAGGCTGCAGCGACCAGGAAAAGTAACATCCCCAAACCTTACTTCGTCCTCGTGTGCTGCAGACGATGCAATGACCCTGAAAGGCGCTGCAAGGCTTCTCCACTGGACACAGTTGCTGTCACTCACAAGCTGACAGAGTCAGAGAAAAGTCTGTTCAACACCAAACTCGAAAAGCTGAAGCAGAAAGATGTCAGGCCAGAGTTCATACTTACCTTTGTGCTGATGTGCGAGGAGTTCAACGCCACGTACGTGTCAGACCTGGTGGCACACATCCTGCACGGCATAGACCTGCACTCTCGGGACACCTGCCTGATGCGCTACGTGGCTTTGCTGAACTGCTACGTCCCCGACTCCTACGTGTCCCTGTCGCACTGTGAGGCCTTTCTGGGGCTGGGGGCGTACACAGAGAGCAAGTTAAGAGCTTATGATTTCAAACATCGCCTGAGTGAACAAGCAAGGATGATTTTTATCGAGCTAAGTACCACTTACATTTCATCTGTGCGGATCATACACTGCCTGGTTGCAAAAGAAATTCTGCATCAGCTTTCAGGGAATGAATCCCAAAGTCAACTTGCAACAACTCTTCTTCAGGAAAAGACACTGTTTGAAAACAGATTTGGACGAGAAGAATTCATAAAGTTTATCAGACATCTGTTCATTCGACGTGATAAAAGAAGCAGGGGTGACAATACTGACACTCTCTTCTCCCCGTTCATTGAACATGTCTGTAAAGCTGAAGACTGTGAAAAAGCTATTGCAGTTTTAAAAGCTGCATATGAACTCCTTGGAAAAGACCCTTTTTTTGCCCAGCAGCTTGCCAGACTAAATTACAGCAATGAAAAATTTGAAGATGCAGAATACTGGGCAAGGGTTGCAAAATCTCATTTGCCAGGTGATTCTTATATTTTAGATACAGAAGGTCAAGTCTACAGGAAATGGTTTAGTTTCACTGTGGATAAAATGACAGAGGAGGACACCCCTGAAAGGATCATTATGAAGACAGAGATTGCTCTTAAGGCTATGAAATGTTTCAGGGCTGCACAACAGGCGGCGAAAGCAGAACGTGAGACTATGAACAACGCTGGCTATTTTGGAGAGGTAGAGGTGGGCTGTCGTCTCCTTCGGTTCCTGTCCACAATCCCTGTATTCCACAGAAGTGCAGAGGGGGAGTACACTGAGCTTGTGAAATACCTCACCACAGATTACATTCCTGAGGAGATACGAAGAACGTGGGGGAGGCTTCACTCCCGGCTGAAGGGTCTGCGCCAGAACCTTTACAATGCTCTGGAATGGATTTCAGACGACCTGAGTTATTTCCAAACAGATAAAAACCAAGAGAAGGATGATGAAAACGatgaaaaggaagaacagaTTTATAATCCCAGAAAATGGCTGAAAAGACAGTCTGAGGTATATGCCAAGTTCTTCATCTCAGCATCACTTATTGAGGAGAGCAACAACGGCCCCGAGAGCCAGTTGATCAGACGCATGGGTATTTATAAGAGTGGGGGAGGAAATGTCACCACTATCCTGTCATTCTTAACAGACAAGAAAGAGAACAGGTCAGCTGAAAAGCTAGAAAGGATCCTTAGTTTCTACACAGAAAACCCACtgagggacaggctggaggaCAACGACCTGATCCATTATATTTTGTGCCACATCACACTGGCCTGCTTAGCACCGGGCTCAGCCAAACTCCTGCCACTGCAAATGCTTCGGGAGCTCAGTCTGAGATTCTTCAAAGCAAAAAGGCCATTTCCAGCAAGTGCCTATTTTTTGCTTACCCTGCTGTACTGGCCAGATGAGGCACTAGACAAAGAACCTAATCCAGATAAAGATGAAATTCTAACTTCAGCCCTTCAAACCCTGAAACATTTGTATGACATCAAGATGAAAAATGTCCCtaccagaaagaaaagaatctaCACCCACTTCTTTCTGGGAAAGGGTTATGGGTTAAGTAAGATTGTGCACAAAACTAAAATTGATAAATTAATTATGGGATCCTTAGATGAGAGGAGAATGAAGTGGCTACATGGAACTGTGTGGAATATCCAGACAATTCGTGAGAATCTCAAAAGAGTTTCTGGCTGGACCAAGGACAGGAATTTGTTCATCCGTGGTCACGTGAAGGACCTTCGTATCTTGCCTCTCCACTACGAGTCAGTGCCctctggaaatgaaaatgtgacCTTTTATTTAGGCTTTTCCTTTAATGGGCTTGTTGCTTTCAACATTGAGGTTGCAAACGATGCCACCTGCAGCAGGGCCTGA